The following DNA comes from Betaproteobacteria bacterium.
TCTCGCACTCAATTCATTCTCTGCCGTATGATTCGCCTAATGCAAACCGCAGCGATCAACCTTGATGATACTGATGACTGAAGCTGAAATCTTAAGGCAAAGACACGAAGCCCGCGTCGCGAAGCGGGAGATAGATTTACGGCTCATGGATCTCCACCGCAGAGCTGTGCACGCAATGGAGGCAGCGGACCACGGAGAAAGTGTCCGCCAGATGGCACTCCAGCAAATCGAGAAGTGGGACAAGGGCCGTTTGTGCAATCCAAAGTACGTCGCAACATGGCGCGCCATACTGGATCTACCCGCGCACGACCGGCAAGTGGCGATACTTCGAGACGACGCCGAAGGACTGTCGCTACGGCAGAACTCACCCTTCGGTTTCCTCATAGTCCGTGAAAATGAATGAATCGTACAGACATTGAACGCCTCTTAATCGAGGCACGCAGCATAATCCATCACCCAGATTACGTAATCATAGGTAGCCTCTCTGTGTTGGGCGCTGTACCCGTGCCACCAGTTTCCATGACTGGATCGATCGACATCGATCTCTATCCGAAAAGCGATCCGGGCCGCGCTTCCGAAGTCGCTGCTGCCATGGGCCTGGGTAGCGAATTCGAACGCACGTATGGCTATTACGCGGATGCTGTTTCCCCAATGCTGCCCACGCTACCACAAGCCTGGGAAGAACTACTTGTTCGAGTAAGTTTCGATTCCGGTGTCACCGCTTGGTTTCTAGAACCGAATGATGCAGCCATTTCGAAGTATGTTCGTGGCGAGCCTCGCGATAGGGAATGGATTCGTGCAGGACTAAAAGCCAAAATTCTATCGTTACCCACGATTAGTTATCGCTTACGCGAAACAATCATGGAGACCGAGGAACGGCAGCGGGCTGGTCAGGCAATCGAAGAAGACTCCGAGTGGCAGGAACGCTAATTAGCAGCACCCGCCGTGTCCAGCCGAGAACTCATCGAATAAGGGCCCCCATACCGGCGCTAAATCGGACATGGCGATATCTGTCCAGGCACTATGCCGCCTTCGCCTGCCGCATGGCCTGCCACACGCGCTCGGCGGTTGCCGGCATTTCGATGTGCTTCACGCCCAGCGGGCGCAATGCGTCCAGCAATGCGTTGATCACCGTCGGTGTTCCGCCCACGGTGCCCAACTCCCCCACGCCCTTCGCGCCGAGCGGGTTGATTTTGCACAGAGTGGACTCGTCGGTGTATTGCTCGATATTGGGCAAGTCATCCGCGCGTGGCATGCAGTAGTCGAGCATGGAACCGGTCAAGAGTTGTCCGGAATCCGGATCGTAGCGTGCGTCTTCCATGAGCGCTTGCCCCACGGCTTGCGCGATGCCCCCGTGCACTTGGCCCGCCACGATCATGGGATTCACCACGCGGCCCACGTCGTCCACGGTGGTGTAGCAAACGATCTTCGTGACGCCGGTTTCGGGATCGACTTCCACTTCGCACACATGGCCGCTATTGGGCCACGACGGGCCGCCTACCGTTTGCGTCGTCTGCACCTTGATGCGCTTCTCGGATTGCTTGGCCGCCAGTTCGAACAGGCTGATGCCCACGTCGGTGCCCTTCACGGTGAAGCTGCCGTCCTTGTAAGCGATGTCCCCGCCGGAGGCTTCCAACGCATCGGTGGCCAACTGCTTGCCCTTCTCGATGGTGTCGTTGGAGGCGGTCATCATGGCGGAGCCGCCGATGTAGAGCGAGCGGCTACCCATGCTGCCGATGCCGTTGGCGATGTCGCTATCGCCTTGCACGATGTGAATGCGCTCGGCATCCACGCCGAGGGTTTCCGCGACGATTTGAACGTAGCTGGTCTCGATGCCCTGCCCCATGGCCTGCATGGCCGTATACACCAGCACGCGGCCATCGGCCTCGACGTGCATGTCGATGGTTTCCTCGTGCACCACACCCGTCCACTCCAGGAAGGTGGAGAGGGCGCGGCCGCGCAACTTGCCACGCGCTTTCGATTCTTCGCGGCGTTTCGCGTAACCCTTCCAATCGGAGGCTTCCAGGATGCGATTGAGCATGTGCGGGAAATTGCCGCTATCGAAAGTCTCGCCCATCTGGGTGGTGTAGGGCATCTGCGCGGGCTGGATTAGATTGCGCCGGCGCAGCTCCGCGGGATCGATCTTCATTTCAGCTGCCGCCTGCTCCATCAAGCGTTCCATCAGATATATGGCTTCAGGCCGCCCCGCGCCGCGGTAGGCGGACACCACGTTAGTGTGCGTGAGCACAGCGGTGGCTTGCAGATGCAAGGCGGGGATGTGATACACGCCCGTGATGACCTTCGGCCCGATCGCCACGACGATGACCGCTCCGGGCGTCGACACGTAGGCCCCCACGTTGCCCACGATGTTGACACGCATCCCAAGAATTTTTCCGTCCGCATCCATCGCCAATTCCGCATGGTTGATCTGGTCGCGCCCGTGGCTGGCGGCGAGAAATTCCTCGGCGCGAGTGGCGCGCCAGCGCACGGGGCGGCCGGTCTTCTTCGCCGCGTAGGCGCACACGGCATCCTCGGCGTAAAGCATGGTCTTCATGCCGAAGCCCCCTCCCACATCACCCACGCGCACGCGAATCTTGTCCTTGGGCATTTTCAGAATGGCGTCCGCGAGCGTATCTCTTACGCCCGCGGGATTCTGGCAGCTGGTCCACATCGTAATTCTGCCGCTGGCTTTATCGAACTGCGCGGCGGTTCCGCGCGGCTCCATGCTCACTGGCACCAGGCGCTGGTTGATGACATCGATCTTGGTCACGTGCTTGGCCTTGGCGAAGGCAGCGTCGCACTCGGCTTTCTTGCCGAACTCCGTCTGCGTGGCGATGTTGCCGGGTGCGTCCTTCCATACCAGAGCAGCACCGGGTTTCATGGCCTCTTCGATGGTGGCCGCGACGGGTAACTCCTCGTAATCCACCATGACTTGCTCGGCGGCGTCCTCGGCTTGAGGACGAGTGGCCGCGATCACCACCGCGAGCGCCTCGCCCACGAATCGCACTTCGTCCTTGGCCATGGGGTAGTAGGGCGCCGAGCACATGTTCTTGCCATCGGCGCGTTTCAATGTGCCCTCGGGCGGGACGGTGGGGAAAGCGCCCACGCCGTCAGCTTGCAATTGCGCGCCGGTAATGACCGCCACCACGCCCGGCATCTTCGCTGCCGCCACCGTATCCACGGACTTGATGCGTGCATGGGCATGGGGCGAGCGCACGAAGACGGCGTGCGTCTCATTGGGCAAGCTCATGTCATCCACGTACTGGCCCATTCCCGTTACGAGACGCTGGTCTTCACGGCGGGTGATCGCTTGTCCAATTCCGAACCGGGTCATGATAAGCCTTCTCGTGTGACTGTGATGACCGGATTCTATGCCAGATTGCCCTTGCAACCGCCGGGCTCGGGAGTGGACAATCCCGCCCCTATGCGCTTGCCCGATACCAATCTCTGAATGAGCACTTCCCTCATCCGGCCCGGACGCCTTGGCAACGCGTTGCGCCTGCTCAGCCGCATTAGCGCCCTTCTGGGCGGAATGCTTTTGGTGGGAATAGCGCTCCTTACGCTCGCCAGCGTATTGGGCCGCAGCCTGTTTTCGAGCCCGGTGCAAGGCGACGTCGAGATGGTGCAGTTGGCTTGCGCCGTGGCGTTATCGTGTTTCCTGCCGTACACCCAATGGCAGAGCGCCAATATCATCGTGGACTTCTTCACCGCCAAAGCCTCTGACCAAACGAAAGGACGCCTCGATGCCCTGGGATCCTTACTGCTAGGCTTGGTGGCCGCGCTGGTGTGCTGGCGCGCTGGAGCAGGTTCAGCGATGGCCTACGAGAATCAAGAAACCTCCATGCTCATCGCTATTCCCATCTGGATTCCCTACCTCCTGATGCTGCCCGGCTTCGCGCTCACGGCGGCCGTGTCCTTCTACATCGCATGGGAGCAATTGACCGCGCGCGCCAGCTATGAGTAATTTTTCCATTGGCATCGCGCTCTTCGCCGCCATGCTGGCGCTGATGGCCATTCGCATTCCCATCTCCATCGCCATGTTCCTTCCCGGCGCGGCGGGGTACGTCATCTTGTCCGGTTGGAACCCTTTGCTCAGCCACTTGAAGGGCGCGGTCTTCGGGCGATTCTCGGTCTACGATCTTTCCGTAATCCCCTTGTTCATGTTGATGGGGGCGCTCGCCATGCACGGCGGCCTGTCGAAGGCGCTCTTCGATTTCGCCAACGCATTGCTCGGGCGTTTTCGCGGTGGCATGGCCATGGCGGGCGTGCTGGCCTGCGCGGCCTTTGGCTCCATTTCCGGATCCTCCGTGGCCACCACCGCCACGATCGCGCAAGTAGCCCTGCCTGAAATGCGGCGCTTGAATTACTCCGGAAGACTATCCACCGCCGCGCTGGCGGCTGGGGGCACCCTTGGAATTTTGCTGCCGCCTTCGGTGACGTTGATGATCTACGCCATCCTTACCGAGCAAAACATCTCCAAACTCTTTCTCGCGGCCTACATTCCCGGGCTGCTCGCGGCGGCTGGGTACATCCTGGCCATCGCGATTTATGTGCGCTTATATCCCCGGCACGCGCCCAACGTCTCGAAACCCGGCGCTGGGGAATTCGCTCGCAGCACCGCCGCCGTGTGGCCCATCGCTATCATCTTTCTCGCCGTGTTCGGCGGCATCTACGGGGGCATTTGCACGCCCACGGAAGGCGCGTCCATCGGCACCGCGCTCACCTTCGCCACGGCGCTTGCCCGGCGCGGCCTGAACATGGAAAAGTTCAAGCAGAGCTTGCTTTCCACCGCGCAAACCAGCGGCATGATCTTCATGATCTTCATGGGCGCGGATATGATGAACGCCAGCCTCGCCCTCTCGCAGTTGCCGGCCGAGCTTGCGGGCACGGTCGCTCAAGCCGGAATTCCTCCCTTGGTCATCATGGCGGCCATCATGGTGTTCTACATCGTGCTGGGTTGCGTGATGGACGAGTTGTCCATGATCATGCTAACCATCCCGGTAATTTTTCCCGTGGTGATGGGTTTGGATTTCTTCGGATTGCCGCCCACGGACAAGGCCCTGTGGTTCGGTATCCTTATCCTCATGGTGGTGGAGATTGGCATGATCTTCCCGCCCGTGGGATTGAATGTTTACATCATGAATGGCATCGCCAAGGACGTCCCTATGTCCGAGACCTATAAAGGCGTGGTACCGTTTCTCATCTCGGACGCCTTGCGGATGGCGTTGCTGGTCTTGTTTCCTGGCATTACGTTGTGGCTGGTGCACGCACTGGCCAATTAAAGGAGTTGCTCGTGTTTTTCAGATTGTCATCCAGCATTCTCGTAATGTCATTGCTAGCCAGCCATGGCTACGCGCAGCAAGTCATGCTCAAGGTGCACCACATGTTGCCCAGCACATCGAACCCGCAACAGAAAGTGATTCAGCCGTGGTGCGACAAAATCAACAAGGAGTCCAACGACCGTTTGAAATGCCAGATCTATCCCGCCATGCAATTGGGCGGCACCCCACCACAACTTTTCGATCAGGTGCGCGATGGGGTAGCAGATATCGTGTGGGCCGTGCCCACCTACGCCGCGGGCCGCTTCACCAAGTCCGAGGTCTTCGAACTGCCCTTCATGTCCCACACCGCCAAGGCCGGCAGCCAATCGCTTTGGAGCTATGTGCAGAAAAACGCCATGGACGAATTCAAGGGCACCAAGATCATTGCACTGCACGTGCACGATGGCACCGTATTCCATCTCACCAACAAGCCGCTTAGAACCCTGGAAGATCTCAAGGGCCTGAAGATCCGCGCCGCCACGCGCATCAACGCCAAGATGCTGGCAGCGCTCGGTGCAACGCCCGTGCAAATGCCGCTGCCGCAAGTGGCCGAAGCCTTATCCAAGGGCGTGATCGACGGCGCCATGGTGCCGTGGGAAGGCGCGCCCGCCATCAAATTGCACGAGATCGCCAAGTATCACGTTGAAGTTCCCGCCGGGGCGCCGAAGTTCGCCAACACCATTTTCGTCATGGCCATGAATCCCGCCAAGTACGAGAGCCTGCCCGCG
Coding sequences within:
- a CDS encoding xanthine dehydrogenase family protein molybdopterin-binding subunit; this encodes MTRFGIGQAITRREDQRLVTGMGQYVDDMSLPNETHAVFVRSPHAHARIKSVDTVAAAKMPGVVAVITGAQLQADGVGAFPTVPPEGTLKRADGKNMCSAPYYPMAKDEVRFVGEALAVVIAATRPQAEDAAEQVMVDYEELPVAATIEEAMKPGAALVWKDAPGNIATQTEFGKKAECDAAFAKAKHVTKIDVINQRLVPVSMEPRGTAAQFDKASGRITMWTSCQNPAGVRDTLADAILKMPKDKIRVRVGDVGGGFGMKTMLYAEDAVCAYAAKKTGRPVRWRATRAEEFLAASHGRDQINHAELAMDADGKILGMRVNIVGNVGAYVSTPGAVIVVAIGPKVITGVYHIPALHLQATAVLTHTNVVSAYRGAGRPEAIYLMERLMEQAAAEMKIDPAELRRRNLIQPAQMPYTTQMGETFDSGNFPHMLNRILEASDWKGYAKRREESKARGKLRGRALSTFLEWTGVVHEETIDMHVEADGRVLVYTAMQAMGQGIETSYVQIVAETLGVDAERIHIVQGDSDIANGIGSMGSRSLYIGGSAMMTASNDTIEKGKQLATDALEASGGDIAYKDGSFTVKGTDVGISLFELAAKQSEKRIKVQTTQTVGGPSWPNSGHVCEVEVDPETGVTKIVCYTTVDDVGRVVNPMIVAGQVHGGIAQAVGQALMEDARYDPDSGQLLTGSMLDYCMPRADDLPNIEQYTDESTLCKINPLGAKGVGELGTVGGTPTVINALLDALRPLGVKHIEMPATAERVWQAMRQAKAA
- a CDS encoding TRAP transporter small permease; protein product: MSTSLIRPGRLGNALRLLSRISALLGGMLLVGIALLTLASVLGRSLFSSPVQGDVEMVQLACAVALSCFLPYTQWQSANIIVDFFTAKASDQTKGRLDALGSLLLGLVAALVCWRAGAGSAMAYENQETSMLIAIPIWIPYLLMLPGFALTAAVSFYIAWEQLTARASYE
- a CDS encoding TRAP transporter large permease — protein: MSNFSIGIALFAAMLALMAIRIPISIAMFLPGAAGYVILSGWNPLLSHLKGAVFGRFSVYDLSVIPLFMLMGALAMHGGLSKALFDFANALLGRFRGGMAMAGVLACAAFGSISGSSVATTATIAQVALPEMRRLNYSGRLSTAALAAGGTLGILLPPSVTLMIYAILTEQNISKLFLAAYIPGLLAAAGYILAIAIYVRLYPRHAPNVSKPGAGEFARSTAAVWPIAIIFLAVFGGIYGGICTPTEGASIGTALTFATALARRGLNMEKFKQSLLSTAQTSGMIFMIFMGADMMNASLALSQLPAELAGTVAQAGIPPLVIMAAIMVFYIVLGCVMDELSMIMLTIPVIFPVVMGLDFFGLPPTDKALWFGILILMVVEIGMIFPPVGLNVYIMNGIAKDVPMSETYKGVVPFLISDALRMALLVLFPGITLWLVHALAN
- a CDS encoding TRAP transporter substrate-binding protein — encoded protein: MSLLASHGYAQQVMLKVHHMLPSTSNPQQKVIQPWCDKINKESNDRLKCQIYPAMQLGGTPPQLFDQVRDGVADIVWAVPTYAAGRFTKSEVFELPFMSHTAKAGSQSLWSYVQKNAMDEFKGTKIIALHVHDGTVFHLTNKPLRTLEDLKGLKIRAATRINAKMLAALGATPVQMPLPQVAEALSKGVIDGAMVPWEGAPAIKLHEIAKYHVEVPAGAPKFANTIFVMAMNPAKYESLPADLKKVIDNNSGLATSAWAGETGWDAAVAPHRKLAVDRGNHFYTLPEAEYQRWLKATENVDDDWVKQVTEKGADGKRLLTEARALIKQYEK